AGGTACACAACAGATTGCAGCTCTTCATGCTACTTCTGAATTACATGATACCAACACGACAGCCGCTGTACCAGGGACCTGGCTCCGCACATTCACTCAATATGTTTCCCGAAATATAAATTGTTATCTGTATTATGTGTGTGATATGTTTTGCCTGAACTTGTTCATGTCCACAAATCCACATTTCATGATTTTATTTGATCCATACCTGCAGGCAGGTGCAGATGTAAAATCTACTGACCCCGGCACTCCCTTGCCCCTTGGTGGGGCCAACTACTGATTGATGCTAAAGGGTGGTGCAGACTATAGTATCCCAAATACTCCAGTGTGTTTTATTTTAGTTTACGGCGCATTATTTTGTAGTGATTAAAATTACAGCTTTGTTAACTGGATTTTTCTACATTACCCCATAACATGGCAACAGCCAATGTGCCATGATCACCATGGTTGACAGGCACTACACTGGAATCGATCCGCGCCTTCATGGACGAGAATGTGGCTGTCAGGCCTAGACCTGACGATCTGAATCTCTCAAATTCTCTCAAGAAACCTGATGTAACCGAAGCTGCCGCCCAGCGTGACATTACGGCTTGGCGCCGAGCCAGTCAATCCCTCCCCTCCGTGACGCATCCAACAGCTCACAATGAACTTACTATTTCGGCACTGTTCACCGTCCGGCAAATCACCTTTCTTATGCCGCTTCTCCCATTTGATGTTACTTATTATACCGTGGACTACAAGAGAAGGACTTCGACAGTTCGACTCATCAACTGGCTCAGCTACGGCCTGCGATGGCACGGTAAACACGAGCATTAATGCGGTTTTGACAGCTCCGCTCCAGCGGCCTTCAACCCCCCGTTCTGCCTTCAGGCTAAAAATGGAGAAAACATAAAGGACAGCAATGGCGAGTGTCCAAGAAATGTGAGGAAACCTACGCCACCCAAGCCTACTTCCCTTGCCCCGTCTCTCCAGCTCCGTTTCGACCccttctttctcttcttcttttgcGAAAGAACAGGGGAAAAAAGGAAGGTACATCATCATGGATGCTTCGACTCCCTCGCGTTTTCACGTCTTCGGTTCGAATTTCAGTGTCGCAGAGCCGAAGAATTTAATTTGTTTACCATGAAATCTGGTTTTGCATTTGCGTGGTTACCATTGTGttgttgtttttttttttttttgcgaataagCGTGGTTACCATTGATCCTTTTTTGCGGGAATTTACGTCGATTGCAAAATTGGTGATCATCTTAGGTCTGAAATCTCTAGCTCGCCATGGCTGCAGGGGTTCATTATGGggagggcgacggcggcgaggagctagCGGCGTTCCGACCCAGAGCATCTTCTGGGGGGTGGAGTCATCTTCACCGGGAAGAGCTCCATCGTGGCGAGCTGCGCGGGACGCTAACGAGGAATCCTCCCATCAGCAATGGACGACTCGCCCCTAAGCCGCGGACCCCTGGGCCCCCTGCTAGGTAGTGGTCCACTGGACCCGTCGTCGTCGGGAGATTCAGGTGGCTCGGGTGGATCGCCGTCGGGAGATTCGGATAGCTCGGGTGGATCGTCGTCGTCGGAATCCCCGCCGTCTCCCTCCAGCTCACAATCGTCCACGCAGTCGACCCCGCCGCCAGGGTCCGAGGACTcggcgccgtcgccgccctcgccgtCTCTGTCACCGCCGCCGGCTACGCCAGCAGGTACCAGCGGGTCGCCCCCGGCTACGCCAGCAGGTACCAGCGGGTCGCCCCCGGGTCAATCATCGCCGCCGGGATCAAATGCCATCCCGTCTCCGCAGGCTCCGAAGAACAGCGGGGGCGGCGACGGCTCCTCGGAGAGCGGGGGCGGTTCCAAGGGCGGGGGCGGTTCGAGCGGCCGCGGCAAGGGCGGGAGCAAGCAAGACGGTTCTCCTCCCGTGGAGGCCGTGGTCGTCGGCGTGGTGATCGGGGTCCTGGTCTTCGCCCTGCTGCTGTGCATCGCCGCGTGCGTGTGCTGCGccaggaggaagaagaagaagccgccCATGGCCATGCCCTTCTACACCGACCAGCATGGTACGGCCGGCGCGCGCGCGCATCGCATGCATCGTGCCCATTCCATTCACCATGGAGATTCTTGGCAGAGATCTAACTATGACCATGGCGGCGCGCGGGCGCGTGCAGGGAACGTGTACTACGCGAACAACATGCCGAGCCCGTGGCAGCAGAGCGGCGGCCCGTCGGACGGGCACGGCGGCGTGGGGTGGCACCTGCAGTACCCGCAGGGACAGGGGCCGCTGAGCGAGGAGATGACGATGAGCGGGTCGCACGGGTCGGGGTCGTCgatgcccccgccgccgccggccatctTCGGGTCGCAGAGCTCGTTCACGTACGAGGAGCTGGCGTCGGCCACGGGCGGGTTCTCCAAGGCGAACCTGCTGGGGCAGGGCGGGTTCGGGTACGTGTACAAGGGCGTGCTGCCGGGCAGCGGCAAGGAGGTGGCGGTGAAGCAGCTCAAGGCCGGCAGCGGGCAGGGCGAGCGCGAGTTCCAGGCGGAGGTGGAGATCATCAGCCGCGTCCACCACCGCCACCTCGTCTCCCTCGTCGGCTACTGCATCGCCGGCGCCTCCCAGCGCCTGCTCGTCTACGAGTTCGTCGCCAACGACACCCTCGAGCGCCACCTCCACGGGAAGGACCTGCCGGTCATGGACTGGCCCAAGAGGCTCGCCATCGCGCTCGGCTCCGCCAAGGGCCTGGCGTACCTGCACGAAGactgtaagtttcttctcctcttcttctgGCCACATCGATCCATGGCGTTCTACGTCCTTCTGATGTCGTGCATTATCAAGGCAATCCAAGGATCATCCACCGTGACATCAAGGCGGCCAACATTCTCTTGGACGAAAATTTCGAGGCCAAGGTGATTAATCTGTGAGATTTGTGAATCACAGTGCACGAAATTTGTAAGATTTGGAGTGAAAACTGGTACGAATGTTGGCAGGTCGCGGATTTCGGGCTCGCCAAGTTGACGACGGACAACAACACCCACGTCTCCACGCGCGTCATGGGAACGTTCGGGTGAGCAGAGCACGCACGCACGCtgagcagagcagagcagcaagTGTCGCCATTGCGGCACCATGGGAGCAGAGCTCGAGCGTTAATGTCTTCTCCGCTGGTGGCTCGTGCAGGTACCTGGCGCCGGAGTACGCCTCCAGCGGCAAGCTGACGGACAAGTCGGACGTCTTCTCCTTCGGCGTCATGATGCTCGAGCTCATCACCGGCCGGCGGCCCGTCGACCCCAGCAACTACATGGAGGACAGCCTGGTGGACTGGGCGAGGCCGCTCCTGGCGCGCGCGCTGTCGGAGGGCGGCAGCTTCGACGAGGTGGTCGACCAGCGCCTGGAGAACAAGTACGACCGGCAGGAGATGGAGCGCATggccgccagcgccgccgccgccgtccggcACTCCGCCAAGCGCCGCCCCAAGATGAAACAGGTGgagatcgatcgatcgatcgacAGCTCTCGATCGATGCTGAGCAACTCGCCGTGAGCTGACAGTGATTCTTGCACCGTTTGTACAGATCGTTCGCGCGCTGGAGGGCGACGCGTCGCTGGACGACCTGAACGAAGGGATGAAGCCAGGGCAGAGCATGATATACAGCTCCGACGAGTCCGGGAGCTACGCGGCCAACATTAACAGGCTTTGGCAGGTCGCGTTCGAGAGTAGCGAGGAGTACACCAACGAGTACAGCGGGACGGGGGAGTCGGGGGAGACAACACAACGGCATCACTAACCATTAATCCCTTCGAGGAGCTCTTCACCGTATATATGGATCTGTGATGTAAGTTGGCCGTGTAAAGGGAATCGTTTGGTGTATATACGTACGAGGACGAGGTGTACACtatggttgatgatgatgtaaCTGCTTCAATGCTTGTGAATCGGTGCTGTATTATCGTCTAAATTTGATGTATCCGTGTACTTACATGATGTAATGCGCAGCTCTTCGGTTGTATTAGCTCAGTGGAAAGAGAACTTCAATGGAGAGCCTCGATATGTGGCATTGTTAGAGCATCCCTAGTCCTGTCCTTAAAATCCTTTGACTCCTAAAATATTTCTGGTTTGAGgagttagagcatctctagccctTGATGGATGATCTAGCGGCCAATTGGATCGTACGCTAGATTGAATTGTGCACTGTACACTTTATAGTCGGTCGATCAGGCGCAATCGATCGTACTAGGGTTAACCTTAATGTGTGTGTGAAAcacaaaccctagccgccacacTCCCTCCACCTAGATCGCGCATGCGGAGCTAGAACCCTGACGCGTGATGCTCAAATTCTTGTAcatgtggataccttggaggtgTTGTACATGCGGTGCTTGGGTGAATTGTTCATGGGATGTGGTAGGAGTTGTACGTGGGATCGCGGGGAGGAGGAGTGTGACTACATCGGCATTGACGCATGACATCGACAGCCTTTCACTGCATTGCGCATCAAGAGGTAATTCATGGCTCCATTGTCGATTACTTCCAGGATTTCCTGGGATCAATGCGGTAGAAAATTTTGATTTATGCTAGCGTAGCCTACATGTTATCCTACAGGAAAGACCACGGATGTCCTCGTCCCCTCCACCGCGATTGGCCCCCCTCCAATGGCACCGGCCAACGCGAAGAGGCACCGTCGCCCGACAGTGAAGGAAgacatccccccccccccccccccccccgccgagcttACGCCATCTTCTCCACCTCCGGTCACTCCGCCTCATCCGCCGCCTCCTACAGCCACCgatgtcggcgaagaggatcatgCTAGAGAGGTGACTAACACAATGTAGAAGATGTAAATACTCTTCTTCTTATTGTTTTTTGATGAATGTTGACAATGCAATACAAAAGGTAGTTGAAGAATCACATGATGTTCATATTTGGTGATGATTTTTTGTCATTGTAGTGCGCAAAACAAGCCAGACAACTTGTTGGATTTCATTACGGTGTTGGGTGATAGCAACACCATTGATCTCGATGATATTGTCATGTCTATGGCGTATGAAAGCCAAAGTGATCGAGGGAGTCTCAAAGTAGAGGGGCTCGATTGACCCACAAGGCCACAAGCTATGAAGAAGAAAAATGGCGAGGTCGGTGAACTACAAGGTCAAGGAGGTCATTGTGTTGTGCGATTCTTGGATGAACATCTCACTTGATGCCACAGTTGAGTCCATCAAACCAATGAAATCTTTTGGAAGAGGAATTAATGAGCATTGTGCAAGTCGTGTGACTATTACCTCCAACCACACATAATGATCTCTTGCCCACCTTTGGAGTGTCATCCAAGATCAACACAATTGTTTGTCCAGTTGTGTTGATCATCTAAACATAGCACCACTGAGTGAAGTGCCAATAAACGATTATGAACCAATCATCTAAGAGTGCAAGCAACGAAGCAAATAGGGGTGGCATTAAGGGGTCCTCTCTCACCATTGCTACAAGGGGCTCCAAGTAAATGAGAAGTGAGCTAGGAAAACCATGAAATAACACCAACAGTGGCAAGATTGAGCGTCTCCATTGATGCTGAAAGTGCAACTGATCCCCGgctggttttggtaattcataacaacatatagctcattgaactaatatcctctcaagatgaatatttcaggaaGCTCGGTGAacggcatggcatggactagaaatttggacccctcaaaatgctaaggacacatatgggcaaaagctcaagactatTCATTTTATTTTAAGTGACCCAAGATCACATTGACTCCATAGGAAAggcaatactattaaaaggggatgaggtgttgcttaatggcttgcttgctcaaatgcttagtgatattgctccaaagccctcaaccactttctccatccaaatatgtcaaaaccctaaactccaactcggccccaccgattctttctatccggcgccactgagttcatatgacatagccactgccagaaaccctaacagttcggtctcaccaatacgggtctcggtctcaccgagatggccttgccaacGCTCTATGACTTTTGCatttatttcggtctcaccgagttatgcaatcggtctcaccgagttggcttGACATTCTCTCTATTGCGTTATTGCTTCAATTCGGTCTCACCagttgatgcaatcggtgccaccgaTATGATGTTTGCCCtaaagccctagcacatcggtcccaccgagttgttccagtcgtTCCCATTGAGattcctaatgttcacattttgaactaatcggtcccaccgagtttagctattcggtctcaccgagttgggtcaaatgtgtgtaacggttggattttgtgtggaggctatatatacccctccacccccttctccatatgtgagagagccatcagaacgtgcctacacttccatcatacattttttgagagagaaccaccgactcatgtgttgagatcaagatattccaatcctaccataagaatcttgatttctagccttccccaagttgctttccactcaaatcatctttccaccatatccaaatctatgtgagagagttgagtattggggagactatcatttgaagcacaagagcaaggagttcatcatcaacacaccatctattactttttggagagtggtgtctcctagattggttaggtgtcgcttgggagcctccgtcaagttgtggagttgaaccaagaagtttgtaagggcaaggagatcgcctacttcatgaagatctactcgagtgaggcaagtccttcatgggcgatggtcatggtgggatagacaaggttgcttcttcatggacccttcgtgggtggagtcctccgtggactcgcgcaaccgttaccctttgtgggttgaagtctccgtcAACGTGGATGtccaaaaatctctgtgtcttcattgcgtttgcactctccaaacccttccctttaccttcatatgcaatgttctACTTTTCGCTGTtgcactcttagaattgcatgtgtaggttgattgcttgattTGTGTTAATTGCTAAAATCggcccacaactaaaattgggaaaatgatTGATTTtgatttggtcaagtagtctaatcacccccctctagatatacttccgatcctacaagtggtatcagagatTTGGTCTCCTTTTGCCTTGATTttcatagctttggtgatcatagccttggtttcacaacttaggagagtatggcgtttagtgagggaaattaccaccgtagaggtcattgctttgatggtactaattttgctagttggaagcataagatgaaaatgcatattcttggtcatAACCTCGCCATTTGGGCTGTTGTGCATATTGGATATCAAGGTGATTTCTTTGAGGATGGAAAAGAACCAGATCATGAAGCGACAGCGAAAGaaatgaagatgttgcaatacaatgctcaagcttgtgatattctcttcaacggattgtgccccaaagaattcgacaaaatcagccgccttgagaatgcaaaggaaatttgggatactttggttgatatgcacgaaggtaccgagtccatcaaggaatccaaattggatgtgcttcaaagtcaacttgacaagttcaagatgaaggatggtgaaggagcTGCCGagatgtactctaggcttgctctcatcacaaatgagattgtcggcttaggaagcgaagagatgaccgacaaattcatcatcaagaagatcctaagagccttggatggaaagtatgataccgtgtgcaccttgatccaaatgatgcccaactacaaagatctcaagcccacggaagtcattggtagaattgttgctcatgagatgtcacttaaggataaggaagagctccacaacaagtcaagtggtgcttacaaagcttcaagtgatgctcctacaacatcaagtgagaagcaagtctccaatgaagaattgagcttaatggtgaagaacttcaacaagttctacaagaatagaagcaaatagagaagctccaagtcaaggtcctacaatgacactactccaatgagtgtacggctccctacacgAAAAGAGAAGATTCACCAAAAAGGAGGAGTAGAAGAGAtgaatcacctccaagagagagaaggagtagagatgatcgttataaACAAAGACCCTCTcgtagaagcaaggattcggaaaggaaggacaagtcatcaaagagctacacaagacgTATACATTAAGCTCACATTGGTGAATGTgtatccggttccgactccgacaactactccgagagaagctaccactctgactccgaatatactcaagatgaaggtgttgccggtcttgcacttgtgtcatccaactcctatgacatatttgactcaccaaatgaaggaattggaagattcTTCATGACTAAAGGCCCTAAGGTATCACACCCCAAGTATGTTGATTTCAacagtgatgaagatgatttgctaggtgatgatgatttacttgttgacaacactagtgatgaaaactatgatgaacttgctaatAAAGATGAAACGAGtgacaatgataagaaggagattgagcgtctaactaaagaactaaacactcttaagttagcgcATGAAACAACTCTAAAGGATCATAGAGAGCTCCTaaggactcatgagaagctatgcTTCAAGAAGCTGaatttagagcaagagcatgagttcctaaaagctatcaatgatgatcttcaaaAGAAGAGTTCTTCTTATCTTGCCAAACGTCTCCTCTTGTCTACTTATATGCCACAGGTAAGAAAtaagagcaagaaagattcttcctctagtagtaacaataaccatgctaaatccaatattgttgcttctagtagtccTCTTGATTCCCCTAATGATTCTCTTatccaagttacacttgagcaagaaaatagcttattgaagggaattatagagaaaggtgtttacaagagccttgccagaagtaagcaatttgaggaaattgtacgcaagcaaggaaggcaccggaagaatcaaggtgttggttttgaacgaaagttcaatgccaatggatttgagtgggaagaagatcaataccccaagacgaagttcgttcctcaacaagagaagtatgaccccacttctttcaagggaacacaagctcaagatgatcttccaccacaagaccacaagctaaaaggcaaggacaagcttcaagaaaagattgactcatttgaagaagctcgtaaggccatggtcaagtgggttcccaagactacatcaagttctacttcatcaagtacgactacaactccaaggattcccataaagttgatgtggatcccaaagaagaactagagtgttcttgagggtgactccaccaacatacttcactcatattcattttggcaaggacatgtgcaatcaacttccatatcttgcactagttcatggagtcacaaaccctcttgttggtaagacaagggacaaggtaacctaatgctttcatggacatcatcacaTGTGTAATTCACTcttatgtctatggatatccttgcatgttccttgtgggactaacccatgtaggtattgaaagtgcaacactCCAATGGATTTCTCCAAaagatctacatcaacattgagcatccacatcttcaacatctacatgaagtcatcatcgacaaaacctaAGGTTGGCTCATCCCTCTttgggggatatcacatctaggggtaGCTTttctctaagaattgagctaaagcatctctaatggtgtgaacacatcaatgctttatgtaaaattggtaaccccacttgtgcttaaacaatgagtatgacctacgatcaaatgttctcatttgactccttagtcaatatactcatatatagatgacctagtcatcgccaattacttgatagatgctagaattgTTTGTGCATGCTTGGTCACATATATCATTtgctatcttattgtgtgagcatgttggttgcataatttctccattcgaggacatccattgtGGTTTTAATTGTTTGGTTTTTATTGGCCAAATGGATGGAAAAGAATGCCTAAGTACCCCCTCTAGCTATCCATGCTTTTTCTCGTCTCAACGTCTATTCATGCCACATCACAAAATTTTGAACAAGTCTTTTTCGGACCCtccgggtgaggagcactcggagccaccgatCCGTCAAGGGCTGGCTTCCAAAACCTTCTTGTGAATTTTGGTCAGACCAACACATTCTTACCTACTCCCACCAAAACCACTAGATTGATCTAGGTTTTCCCCTCAGTGCCACCGATTACAATGAcccggtctcaccgagttgcagtaactgcaaGCAGTTTTGCATATCGATGCCACCGAGACATTCCATTCAGTGCCACCGACAACGTCTGGGTATATATACTCTACGTGCCCGTTTGGTTGAAAATTTCTTCAA
This genomic window from Aegilops tauschii subsp. strangulata cultivar AL8/78 chromosome 4, Aet v6.0, whole genome shotgun sequence contains:
- the LOC109735412 gene encoding proline-rich receptor-like protein kinase PERK15 — translated: MDDSPLSRGPLGPLLGSGPLDPSSSGDSGGSGGSPSGDSDSSGGSSSSESPPSPSSSQSSTQSTPPPGSEDSAPSPPSPSLSPPPATPAGTSGSPPGQSSPPGSNAIPSPQAPKNSGGGDGSSESGGGSKGGGGSSGRGKGGSKQDGSPPVEAVVVGVVIGVLVFALLLCIAACVCCARRKKKKPPMAMPFYTDQHGNVYYANNMPSPWQQSGGPSDGHGGVGWHLQYPQGQGPLSEEMTMSGSHGSGSSMPPPPPAIFGSQSSFTYEELASATGGFSKANLLGQGGFGYVYKGVLPGSGKEVAVKQLKAGSGQGEREFQAEVEIISRVHHRHLVSLVGYCIAGASQRLLVYEFVANDTLERHLHGKDLPVMDWPKRLAIALGSAKGLAYLHEDCNPRIIHRDIKAANILLDENFEAKVADFGLAKLTTDNNTHVSTRVMGTFGYLAPEYASSGKLTDKSDVFSFGVMMLELITGRRPVDPSNYMEDSLVDWARPLLARALSEGGSFDEVVDQRLENKYDRQEMERMAASAAAAVRHSAKRRPKMKQIVRALEGDASLDDLNEGMKPGQSMIYSSDESGSYAANINRLWQVAFESSEEYTNEYSGTGESGETTQRHH